A window of Strix aluco isolate bStrAlu1 chromosome 2, bStrAlu1.hap1, whole genome shotgun sequence contains these coding sequences:
- the LOC141920214 gene encoding regucalcin: protein MSSVKVECVAREGCGIGESPVWDEEAGALLFVDIPRRKVCRWSAAAGRVEAVAVDAPVSSVALRKSGDYVITLGTRFAALKWKEQLVTTITQVDKDKPNNRFNDGKVDPAGRYFAGTMAEEIRPAVLERHQGSLYTLFSNLSVVKHFDQVDISNGLDWSLDHKIFFYIDSLSYSVDAFDYDLQTGKIGNRRSIYKLEKDESIPDGMCIDTEGKLWVACYDGGRVIRLDPETGKRLQTVKLPVDKTTSCCFGGKDYSEMYVTSASDGMDKEWLSRQPQAGGIFKITGLGVKGVPPYPFAG from the exons ATGTCGTCCGTCAAGGTGGAGTGCGTCGCCAGGGAGGGCTGCGGGATTGGGGAGTCGCCCGTCTGGGACGAGGAGGCGGGCGCGCTGCTCTTCGTGGACATCCCGCGCAGGAAGGTTTGCCGCTGGAGCGCGGCCGCCGGGAGGGTGGAGGCCGTCGCCGTGG ATGCTCCTGTGAGCTCCGTGGCTCTCCGGAAATCCGGGGATTACGTCATCACCCTGGGAACCAGGTTTGCTGCTTTGAAATGGAAAGAGCAGTTGGTAACCACCATTACTCAGGTGGACAAGGATAAACCAAACAACCGATTCAATGATGGGAAAGTGGATCCTGCAGGGAGGTATTTTGCAG GTACGATGGCTGAGGAGATTCGACCTGCCGTGCTGGAAAGACACCAGGGGTCTCTGTATACGCTCTTCTCCAACCTCTCAGTGGTGAAGCACTTTGATCAGGTGGACATTTCTAATGGGCTGGACTGGTCGCTGGATCACAAAATCTTCTTTTACATTGACAGCTTGTCCTACTCAGTGGATGCCTTTGATTATGACCTCCAAACTGGAAAAATTG GCAACCGTAGGAGTATATACAAACTGGAAAAAGACGAAAGCATTCCTGATGGGATGTGCATTGATACAGAAGGCAAACTCTGGGTAGCTTGTTACGATGGTGGGAGAGTGATTCGTCTTGACCCTGAGACAG GAAAAAGACTCCAGACTGTGAAACTTCCTGTTGACAAGACAACTTCCTgctgttttggaggaaaagatTATTCAGAAATGTATGTGACTTCTGCCAGTGATGGAATGGATAAAGAGTGGCTTTCACGGCAGCCGCAGGCTGGCGGGATTTTCAAG ATAACAGGACTAGGGGTGAAAGGAGTCCCACCGTATCCATTTGCAGGTTGA